In the genome of Armatimonadota bacterium, one region contains:
- a CDS encoding LamB/YcsF family protein, whose translation MRATVDLNADGGEGFGGYTIGADAELLRSVTSLNVACGAHAGDPVVIRRTIRAAVAAGVAVGAHPGFPDLQGFGRRAMHVAPEELVAMLIYQIGAVAALTACEGTRLRHVKAHGALYNMAVADAALAGAIAEAAVVFEGLWLYAPPGSAMAAA comes from the coding sequence ATGCGCGCGACGGTTGACCTCAACGCGGACGGAGGCGAGGGGTTCGGGGGCTACACCATCGGCGCGGACGCCGAACTGCTGCGCTCGGTGACCTCGCTCAACGTGGCGTGCGGCGCCCACGCCGGCGATCCCGTGGTCATCCGTCGAACGATCCGCGCGGCCGTCGCGGCAGGGGTCGCGGTGGGCGCGCATCCCGGCTTCCCCGATCTCCAGGGATTCGGCCGGCGGGCGATGCACGTTGCGCCAGAAGAACTGGTGGCGATGCTGATCTACCAGATCGGCGCGGTCGCGGCCCTGACCGCGTGCGAGGGTACGCGGCTGCGGCACGTGAAGGCGCACGGCGCGCTCTACAACATGGCGGTCGCCGATGCCGCGCTGGCCGGGGCGATCGCAGAGGCCGCGGTCGTGTTCGAGGGGCTGTGGCTGTACGCGCCGCCCGGTTCGGCCATGGCCGCCGC